A DNA window from Fragaria vesca subsp. vesca linkage group LG3, FraVesHawaii_1.0, whole genome shotgun sequence contains the following coding sequences:
- the LOC101300229 gene encoding B3 domain-containing protein Os01g0234100-like — protein MHGNVKENTIACYTKYGQISDHNQIDREVLHLEVPDAIRVSESVIPFEEVSCFENFMVTVGGSIINAEISKHHLIKYYELCRSQNSFLHEHILEPLNSNLVAGVISETVNLSDVIRAGKITTSECDFLTWDKTLQASEILDMNVGFLRARLDKLASLASKSKLNREAILARDQAVKDLITLEAKFLRAKEVINRLHLEIETLNTSSENLEAMFKEVAKAPW, from the coding sequence ATGCATGGAAATGTTAAGGAGAACACCATAGCCTGTTATACCAAGTATGGTCAAATATCAGACCACAATCAAATTGATAGGGAAGTTCTTCATTTGGAAGTTCCGGATGCAATAAGGGTTTCAGAGTCTGTTATCCCTTTCGAAGAAGTGAGCTGCTTTGAAAACTTTATGGTCACAGTCGGTGGTTCAATCATAAATGCTGAGATCTCCAAACACCATTTGATCAAGTACTATGAGCTCTGCCGCAGTCAAAACTCATTTCTTCATGAGCACATTCTTGAGCCTCTTAACTCCAATTTGGTTGCCGGAGTTATTTCAGAAACAGTAAATCTATCAGATGTCATTAGAGCCGGCAAGATTACTACTTCAGAGTGTGATTTTTTGACTTGGGATAAGACTTTGCAAGCATCTGAGATCTTGGACATGAATGTTGGATTCTTGCGTGCCCGGCTGGACAAGCTTGCAAGCCTTGCTTCAAAATCAAAACTGAATAGAGAGGCTATACTTGCAAGAGACCAAGCAGTAAAAGATTTGATAACCCTGGAAGCAAAGTTTTTAAGAGCCAAAGAGGTTATAAATAGGCTCCACCTTGAGATTGAGACTCTAAATACAAGTTCAGAGAACCTTGAGGCTATGTTCAAAGAAGTGGCAAAGGCCCCTTGGTGA
- the LOC101299941 gene encoding B3 domain-containing protein Os01g0234100-like, whose protein sequence is MERVKKLEANLAPEFPRVAKVMCLSNVTGCFCLNLPRKFCFEYLPKEDTMIVLEDESGREFQTKYLVGKGGLNAGWRGFSISHKLLAGDVVVFHRVTPSKFKIKWFR, encoded by the exons ATGGAGAGAGTGAAGAAGCTTGAGGCCAATCTAGCACCCGAGTTCCCTAGAGTGGCCAAAGTTATGTGCCTATCAAATGTCACTGGATGCTTCTGTCTT AATCTTCCAAGGAAATTTTGCTTTGAGTATTTGCCAAAGGAGGATACAATGATTGTGTTAGAAGATGAAAGTGGGAGAGAATTCCAAACCAAATATCTTGTGGGAAAGGGTGGACTTAATGCTGGATGGAGAGGATTTTCAATTTCTCACAAGTTACTAGCTGGAGATGTTGTAGTTTTCCATCGAGTTACTCCTTCCAAATTTAAG ATCAAATGGTTTAGATGA